In Dyadobacter subterraneus, a single genomic region encodes these proteins:
- a CDS encoding RagB/SusD family nutrient uptake outer membrane protein, with protein sequence MKLNSIKLFFSLGMVLFCSVSCEQYFQPTTTIDETTALANESDVQTVTTGTYALLINANYTTSGHYLMEYPSDEIAQGQISSNDLTRLYRYTHINTSTHATAFWSQAYKVIAAANKVIAFVPDNASDELKQLKGENLFLRAMVHFNLVRMFGRPYPQNAGANPGVPILHEAMSDEQLLTISRSSVKEVYDFVINDLVLAASLMGSTKTNIYASKEVAYALLSKVYLFKEDNANALKYANLVLDSKRYTLVSSSELPSYFKKTPETNTETIFAVRHTNVQIAGIGTMYISSDQAGNPLGQGVSGWAELYASKKYVDFIGQHPEDIRKSFVIPYVIGGSLQYNQKLTPATPMYYIDKFTLQENVINASSPVYLRLADIYLIRAEANAKLGNTQAALADVNLIRTRAGLSGSALHTQASMSAQSKTALDLVLEERYLELAFEGHRVYDLFRNNLPMVRNYPGTHAQNNTPTTDVRQTVLPTDPRVVYYIPQAEINQNSNLIQNP encoded by the coding sequence ATGAAACTCAATTCCATAAAACTTTTTTTTTCACTGGGAATGGTGCTGTTCTGCTCTGTTTCCTGCGAGCAGTATTTTCAGCCGACCACAACAATCGACGAGACGACCGCGCTGGCCAATGAGTCCGATGTGCAGACTGTGACGACCGGAACTTACGCGCTTCTGATCAATGCCAATTATACAACCAGCGGCCATTACCTGATGGAGTATCCAAGCGATGAGATTGCCCAGGGCCAGATCTCTTCCAATGATCTTACACGCCTTTACCGCTACACACATATCAATACCTCCACACATGCAACTGCTTTCTGGAGTCAGGCTTATAAAGTGATTGCGGCCGCCAATAAGGTCATCGCCTTCGTACCGGATAATGCCTCGGATGAATTAAAACAGCTGAAAGGAGAAAATCTGTTTTTAAGGGCAATGGTGCATTTTAACCTGGTAAGAATGTTTGGCCGGCCATATCCGCAGAACGCTGGCGCAAACCCGGGCGTACCTATTCTTCATGAAGCCATGAGTGATGAGCAGCTTCTGACCATTTCAAGATCGTCGGTCAAAGAGGTCTATGACTTTGTCATCAATGATCTGGTGCTGGCAGCTTCGCTGATGGGTTCGACCAAAACCAATATTTACGCTTCAAAAGAGGTGGCCTATGCCCTACTTTCAAAGGTATATCTTTTCAAGGAAGACAATGCCAATGCTTTAAAGTATGCCAATCTTGTCCTGGATAGCAAACGTTACACGCTGGTATCATCCTCTGAGCTTCCCAGCTACTTTAAAAAGACGCCGGAGACCAATACCGAAACGATTTTTGCAGTGCGGCATACCAACGTTCAGATTGCAGGCATCGGTACGATGTACATCAGCAGCGATCAGGCTGGAAACCCGCTTGGCCAGGGTGTAAGCGGTTGGGCAGAGCTATACGCTTCAAAAAAATACGTTGATTTTATCGGGCAGCATCCCGAGGATATCAGAAAATCTTTTGTTATACCCTATGTAATCGGCGGATCGCTGCAGTACAATCAAAAACTGACGCCTGCTACGCCGATGTATTATATCGATAAATTCACGCTTCAGGAAAATGTAATTAATGCAAGCTCGCCGGTTTATCTTCGTCTTGCCGATATTTATCTCATTAGGGCAGAAGCCAACGCAAAGCTTGGCAACACACAGGCTGCGCTTGCAGATGTTAACCTGATCCGCACCCGGGCAGGTCTTTCAGGCAGCGCACTTCACACGCAGGCCAGTATGTCTGCCCAAAGTAAAACAGCGCTTGATCTTGTTTTGGAAGAGCGTTATCTCGAACTTGCCTTTGAAGGGCACCGCGTGTATGATCTTTTTAGAAACAACCTTCCGATGGTCAGAAATTACCCTGGCACACACGCGCAGAACAATACGCCGACTACGGATGTACGACAGACCGTTTTGCCAACCGATCCAAGGGTCGTCTATTATATACCGCAGGCAGAAATTAACCAAAACAGTAACCTGATTCAAAATCCCTGA
- a CDS encoding ligand-binding sensor domain-containing protein, with product MIVRLVSLLLFVTFICTAQESPWQPITISDGLSQGMVYDLLEDKEGFLWFATKDGLNRYDGYNFKVFTHDPYNDKSISGNTCTALLQDSKGRIWIGTEKDGLNLFDPKSQRFYHATISDKDQANAGNYGIIFIKEDVDGTIWLIADKPGKIYKITSLESFPTQSDFTGLIQPAAHTAKAEKHERFLFDHHAIGFIFSTNLYRSKDRHPKVADISPWFSSYTILEDASQRFWGVGQDSIVCWKKNLIKTITFPKGGASVANQFSDGTIAICNQRFTWLFKPDELLKLDSLTARNAYMAMPLTMNSVNQLFQDRQATYGPAPRDTAC from the coding sequence ATGATAGTAAGATTAGTTAGTCTTTTACTGTTTGTCACATTTATCTGCACGGCACAGGAAAGTCCCTGGCAGCCCATTACCATTTCGGACGGACTTTCACAGGGCATGGTTTACGATCTTCTCGAAGATAAGGAAGGATTTCTTTGGTTTGCCACCAAAGACGGACTGAACCGCTATGACGGTTATAATTTTAAGGTCTTTACCCATGATCCTTATAATGACAAGAGTATCTCGGGCAATACCTGCACTGCCCTTTTGCAGGATAGTAAGGGAAGAATATGGATCGGGACGGAAAAGGATGGCTTGAACCTTTTTGATCCCAAGTCCCAGCGATTTTACCATGCAACTATCAGCGATAAAGATCAGGCCAATGCGGGTAATTACGGTATTATATTCATCAAAGAGGATGTAGATGGCACCATATGGCTCATAGCAGATAAACCAGGTAAAATTTACAAAATCACATCTCTGGAATCCTTCCCCACCCAATCTGATTTTACCGGCCTGATACAGCCGGCAGCTCATACTGCAAAAGCTGAAAAACACGAACGCTTCCTTTTCGATCATCACGCTATTGGTTTTATATTTTCTACAAATCTGTATCGTTCCAAAGACCGGCATCCAAAGGTGGCCGATATTTCTCCCTGGTTTTCTTCTTATACTATCCTGGAAGATGCTTCACAGCGTTTCTGGGGCGTTGGACAAGATAGTATTGTTTGCTGGAAAAAAAATCTGATCAAAACAATCACATTTCCCAAAGGCGGGGCAAGTGTCGCCAACCAGTTTTCAGACGGCACGATCGCTATTTGCAATCAACGGTTCACATGGCTGTTTAAACCCGACGAACTTTTAAAGCTTGATAGTCTCACTGCCCGCAACGCCTACATGGCAATGCCTTTGACGATGAATTCGGTGAATCAGCTTTTCCAGGATCGACAGGCAACTTATGGGCCTGCACCAAGGGATACGGCCTGCTAA
- a CDS encoding SusC/RagA family TonB-linked outer membrane protein, which produces MALLQLPAAAHAKAFERPLVLTDQRSEFTIRGKVTSAEKEPLPGVTIVVKGTSQGTTTDADGQFTLNLAGPGAVLTVSFIGYATKEITVNSQSTLNIELESDVRGLDEVVVVGYSAKKLRYLSSSVSTIGNEKLRDVTSNELPNLLQGKAPGVVVSSGSGDPTKPASIVIRGAGTISAGTAPLYVVDGNIDGTYNPVDVESVTVLKDVAATGLYGSRAANGVIIVNTKMGKSSKTEISVNNTLGFAQATTGKFKLMNAQQLFDYQSSFYPRNAAVLSTNTNWWDQAFRTAFVNNHNISASGGNDKTTFYVSGNYYKEQGTLVDNDRTGYNFRANLKTKFTDRLTAMILFNGQYTKDNLQNSNTLYDAYVNLPFDPAYDANGAPVDGRYYSGWLGRDRENFLQSLLYNYANGKSLKTSLDVNLDYELTKKITLSSYNRVNFANANTVTYYDRRTKQGGANGGELYTGSTDAHRLLSSNRIRYNEEIGKHSLALLGAAEAETSYNRYASVSGKGLPAGHDVMSVATNILTSPTDYSEQVAFRKFLGQADYSFDNRYFLVGSFVNEFSSLFGKNNSAANFYQLGASWVLSNEAFMKGNKTLTFAKIRASYGTVGNATIPNFASLGLYSISQSASYAGLPGASPFQKGNPDLTWEKILSSNLGADISLWNRIDLSVDVYNKKSKDLLYQKPLAAVTGYSYVWVNAGSVRNRGLEFNLTSRNITGRNFSWETNLNMAFNRNKILELSGGAATFNPGNRLPLAAGHDMGEYNLPIWAGVNPDNGDPQWEKLTPGADGTITKTLTNVYSSVQTADSRQFTKKSATPKFTGGFSNTFSYRGFSLSAFFNFVYGNWVYNDSRFYFDNDGLYESYNAMVLAKGWSRWEKPGDIATHPKPIVGGNKDSNQSSSRYLEDGSYLRLRNVRLGYTIPAAAVKRIGLSRANVFLSADNLFTATKFTGTDPEVSLSREADNGGLGTSYMKYPISRKFLFGINFTL; this is translated from the coding sequence ATGGCATTGTTGCAGCTGCCGGCAGCTGCACATGCAAAAGCCTTTGAAAGGCCCCTGGTCCTGACTGATCAGCGCAGCGAGTTTACGATCAGAGGAAAAGTGACATCTGCTGAAAAAGAGCCACTTCCCGGCGTCACCATCGTCGTTAAGGGAACATCACAGGGAACAACGACAGATGCGGATGGGCAGTTTACCTTGAATTTAGCGGGTCCAGGTGCAGTGCTGACCGTTAGCTTCATTGGCTACGCCACCAAAGAGATAACAGTAAATAGCCAAAGCACCCTGAATATTGAACTCGAATCAGATGTAAGGGGGCTTGACGAAGTAGTAGTCGTTGGCTACTCAGCCAAAAAACTGAGGTATTTGTCAAGCTCTGTTTCAACGATTGGAAACGAGAAGCTGCGTGATGTCACCTCCAACGAACTGCCCAATCTTTTGCAAGGCAAGGCTCCTGGTGTGGTGGTGTCTTCCGGCTCAGGAGATCCGACAAAACCTGCCAGTATTGTGATCCGAGGAGCAGGAACGATCTCGGCAGGAACTGCACCGCTTTATGTGGTCGATGGCAATATTGACGGGACTTACAATCCGGTTGATGTGGAAAGTGTGACGGTGCTGAAAGATGTGGCCGCCACCGGTCTTTATGGTTCGCGCGCTGCGAATGGCGTGATCATTGTCAACACCAAAATGGGTAAATCCTCAAAAACCGAAATCAGCGTGAATAATACACTGGGCTTTGCGCAGGCGACCACAGGAAAGTTTAAGCTGATGAACGCTCAGCAGCTCTTTGATTACCAAAGCTCTTTTTACCCAAGGAACGCGGCTGTTCTTTCGACCAACACCAACTGGTGGGATCAGGCCTTCCGCACCGCCTTTGTTAACAACCATAATATTTCGGCTTCCGGCGGAAATGACAAGACTACCTTTTATGTGTCTGGCAACTATTATAAAGAGCAGGGAACCTTGGTTGACAACGATAGGACAGGTTACAATTTCCGGGCAAACCTTAAAACAAAGTTCACAGACAGGCTCACAGCGATGATCCTTTTTAACGGACAGTATACCAAGGATAATCTGCAAAACAGCAATACCCTCTACGACGCCTACGTGAATCTTCCTTTTGACCCTGCTTACGATGCCAACGGAGCACCCGTAGACGGCCGTTACTACAGTGGCTGGCTGGGCCGTGACAGGGAAAATTTTCTGCAATCGCTGCTGTACAACTATGCCAACGGCAAATCCTTAAAAACAAGCCTGGATGTAAACCTGGACTACGAGCTGACTAAAAAGATTACGCTTTCCAGCTATAACCGTGTCAATTTTGCCAATGCCAATACAGTAACGTATTACGACAGAAGAACCAAGCAGGGAGGCGCTAACGGCGGAGAACTCTACACTGGAAGCACCGATGCGCACAGGCTTCTGAGCTCAAACCGCATCCGTTATAATGAAGAGATCGGAAAACATAGCCTGGCACTTCTGGGCGCTGCAGAAGCGGAAACTTCCTACAACCGGTACGCGTCTGTTTCAGGAAAAGGTCTTCCTGCCGGCCATGATGTCATGTCGGTGGCAACCAACATTTTGACCTCTCCGACAGATTACAGCGAGCAGGTCGCTTTCCGCAAGTTTTTAGGTCAGGCCGATTATAGCTTCGATAACCGCTATTTTCTTGTCGGCTCGTTTGTGAATGAATTCTCTTCGCTTTTTGGAAAAAACAATTCAGCGGCGAACTTCTACCAGCTTGGCGCTTCCTGGGTGCTAAGCAACGAAGCATTTATGAAAGGAAATAAAACGCTCACATTTGCCAAAATCCGTGCCAGCTACGGAACGGTCGGCAATGCTACTATCCCTAATTTTGCCTCACTGGGGCTGTATTCGATATCACAGTCAGCCAGCTATGCAGGACTACCCGGCGCATCACCCTTTCAAAAGGGGAATCCGGATCTGACCTGGGAAAAAATCCTGTCCTCAAATCTGGGCGCCGATATCAGTTTGTGGAACCGGATCGATCTGAGCGTTGATGTCTATAATAAAAAATCAAAGGATCTGCTCTATCAAAAACCATTGGCTGCTGTGACAGGTTACAGTTACGTTTGGGTCAATGCAGGTTCTGTCAGAAACCGCGGACTTGAATTCAACCTGACCTCGCGCAACATTACGGGTCGTAATTTCAGTTGGGAGACCAACCTGAACATGGCCTTTAACAGAAACAAAATCCTTGAACTCAGCGGCGGGGCAGCAACCTTCAACCCAGGAAACCGTCTGCCGCTGGCAGCAGGGCATGATATGGGCGAGTACAATCTGCCGATCTGGGCCGGGGTCAATCCCGACAACGGGGATCCGCAGTGGGAAAAGCTGACGCCCGGCGCTGATGGCACTATCACCAAGACGCTCACCAACGTCTATAGCAGCGTACAGACAGCAGATTCCAGACAGTTTACGAAAAAGTCTGCCACACCGAAATTCACAGGAGGTTTCTCGAACACATTTTCTTATAGAGGTTTCAGCCTCTCGGCTTTCTTTAATTTCGTCTACGGTAACTGGGTTTATAACGACAGCCGTTTTTATTTTGATAACGATGGACTTTATGAGAGCTACAACGCGATGGTGCTGGCCAAAGGCTGGTCGCGCTGGGAAAAGCCAGGAGATATTGCCACCCATCCCAAGCCAATCGTCGGTGGAAACAAGGATTCAAACCAATCCTCTTCACGGTACCTGGAAGATGGCAGCTACCTTCGTTTAAGAAATGTCAGACTGGGTTACACCATACCTGCGGCCGCGGTGAAAAGAATTGGCCTGTCCAGAGCCAACGTTTTTCTCAGCGCTGATAATCTTTTTACCGCCACCAAATTTACCGGCACTGATCCGGAGGTATCGCTTTCACGCGAGGCAGACAATGGTGGACTGGGCACTTCCTACATGAAGTACCCGATCAGCCGCAAGTTTTTGTTTGGCATCAATTTCACTTTGTAA